In Jaculus jaculus isolate mJacJac1 chromosome 2, mJacJac1.mat.Y.cur, whole genome shotgun sequence, the genomic window GGAGTTTGTCTTTACCATGGCTCAAGATGGCAGAAAGTCCTTCCAGAGAGCTGTCCGAGGGCTGGCTTCCTGCTGCTCCCAAGCATCTACCCAGCCCTCCCTTCTGAGGCACCCAGGATTACCCTCTGCCCAGGTCAGGGGTGTAAGGAGACAGGGTGTGCCCCAACTTTTCTCTCACTGCTCACAGGATGCAGACTTGGCCTACTCCTCCTCATCCCCCACTCTCGCCTCCTTTCCTTGGGCTCGGCCTCTAACGTTTGGGTTTCTCCCCTATAAAATAGTGCCAAGGTCCCTGACCCCAAGGACTGGAGGGAGGTGTCACAGTGGTGGCAGTTCCTGCATGGATCAAAGGTGAttaagtgaccccccccccccccactgtagcaaaaaggaaggaaaaccaGGACATCAGAGCCTCGGCATGCTGGGAAAGGGCTCCTGGCGGGAGTGGCCTCAGCAAGCTTTGAGGGAAAACCAGGTGTCCAGTACACACGTTCCCTTCCTCAGTCCTGAGCCAGTTCCCGAGTCACCAGGAAGTTTGGTTTCAGGAAGATCAACTCTGAGCTTATGATGCTAGTGTGGGGCCACAAACTGGGTGGCTGGGAGTCTCTGTCTTCTGATCAGTCACACCTCCCTGGCTCCACTCTGCCTTTGTGGGGTTCAAGATCAAGTAAGTGTCAGTGCTCAGGGAGATTCTGGCTCAGGACTACAAAGCTGAATGAATGGAGAAGGTAGTCCAGTTTCGGAGCCAGTGTTCCACAAAGTTCCAGAACATTCTCCTTTGAAGATGTCTCTCCTGGAACTCAATTCTCCCAAAActtaagggaattttttttttttttttttggtttttcgaggtagggtttcactctagcccagactgacctggaattcactatggagttctcctgagtgctggcattaaaggcgtgtgccaccatgcccagtgcatcTTGGTGTTTTTACACCCATCTTTCTCCTGGAATCTTGTGGGCACATTTGtctcattgtatttatttttatttttatttatttattgattgtttatttgtttttcgaggtagggtttcactctggcccaggctgacctggaattcattatgtagtctcagggtggcctcggactcacggcgatcctcctgcctctgcctcctgagctcacGGCTttgttgcatttttatttatttacttctgacagtgctggggaatcagacccagggaCTCTGCACTCACACTGTCCTTgcatttagttttaaattttttaatttattttgagacacgCTTTCGTTACATAACCCAGGCACAGtattaaatgaatggataaataaataagcaaacgaATAAATAGCTGGAAAGGTAGCTCTGTAGTAGAGCTCCTGTCTGGAATTCCCCGGTGAGGATGGGGGTGTGGTAGAGTGTGTGCCTAGAGGCCCCTAGTGAAGAGAGCTGGGAGGTACAGAGCTGTGGGCTTCATTCCCCAGACCATCAAAAGGGCGGGTGGTGGCGGGgaagccaggcctttaatcccagcacttgggaggcggaggtaagagaattgctgtgagttcgaggccagccagagacgacatagtgaattaccttgaaaaaaaggaaaaagatgtaatctcccccaccccagggtTACTATGGAAACAGAGTGATGGTGCCACCCAGAGTCCCAGACAAGGTCTCTCCCACAGCTGTCCCTAATGGGCCCCATCTTCCTGTGGCGAGCAGACAATCCTGGGAGACTCCCGCCCACCCGGCCAGCTCCAAGCCCCTGGGGTCTATCCTGGAAGGACCTTCAAAGGCCGTGGTCATTCTTGAGAAGGCGCCAGGATGGAATCTGCTCTCAGAGGCAATTTATCCAGCcacaggggtggaaagaatgtgtcAATTCTCTTAACAGCGACCCCCTCTTGATTTATATGAGGGGCCACTGTCCGATGGCCCCGACTGACGGATCCCAAGTGGAAAATGAGAATCCAAAAGCCAGGCGTCTGGCTGGGTTAATTATCCTCAATAAGACACAGCTGGCTATAGGAGCCATTGGGGCCAAGGGCAGGGCCAACTGGACCCAAAGGCCTGTCTGGGCTTGCTGCCGATTGCCTATGGGGTCCGGTCAGGGGTCACTAGAGTTCCAAGAGATCCAGTTTGACCAGCAGGCTCAAGAATGACCACAGCCTTGAGACTTGCTACCCTGGGGAACTGGAGGTCTCCAAGAGACCAAGGGCCActgggatggtggtggtggtggcccaTTGTACTCATGGAGAAACTGAAGAGTAGACTGGAAAGCGAGGTTCTGTGGAGACCCATGGGGTATGTGCCCGGCAGCGGTTCCCCCGAAGGTGTCCCAGGCAACGGTGGTGGTGAGAGCGAAAAGTCAAGAGacagctctcagtttattgtcagggaaatgggtttacgAGCAGTTGAGGGtactaaggggattggatgtacaaggttgcttccTGATGCCTAATTAacctatggggacattcattccagcacataggcagcgggcggggggggggggctatgcaaaggtgctggctgataccatataacgagtttcctaggcaactggcccaaGGCCACAGGGtgatgggcaaagcctaagtcttatcttaTGAATGTCCAAGTATCCCTGCTTGGACAGGGAGtcgccttacttcctgccaatctcgGGGTCCGAGCTTTTGTCTGGGAGTCCAGGGTCACTGCAACCCCCGAGAATGGGGGAAGGAGCTCCCCTGCCGGCCTGGTCCCCTAGATATGAccggtggttcaggctgctgccacACGTCTGcagcctggggccttcatgtcaggCAGCTTAGGTTTGCTCTAACCCAGGGTCCTGTGTCCGACAGGGGTGCTCTATGGAGTTGGCTGTAGTCCCAGCCTTGGTCTACCGGAGGCCCAGAGCTTTAGGACTGCCTTTCTAAGACTGGGTGGGTGCTGCTGCTGGCTCCCTGGCCCTCAGGGAGCTGGGCAAGTATTTTCCAAGAGTCTACCATATGCCAGGCCTGGTGtagggactaaaggtatgtagTGGGCGAAAACTCCATTCTCGCTCTCGGGGGCGTACAGAAACAGCTCACGACTCTCCTAGAAAAGTACACGGTGCTTGGAAAGTAATCCAAAGGGGCCTTGGCCTAGTCTGGGTTTCTGGGACTAGCCCATTGCCACTGAGCTGAGAACTCCTGTGGTCTACTGTGGTGGAAAAGAGTTCCAAACAGAGGGATCAGCATATGCAAAGGCCCCCCGGGCAGCCAAAGGGACAGTGGGAGGCCGGCATGTTTGTTTGCCTATTTATTTTGTAgtactagggatggaacccagggcctcaaagcatgcttttaatttatttattttgcagttctAAAGATAGAATCCAGGACCTCAAGCATGGCAGGCAAGCCACgcgcccagcccctcactgggggattccaggcaggagctctaccactgagtgaggtccccagccctctttttactgcTTATTGTGAAATCGGTCTCCTTAAATTGCCCACGTTGACTTTGTATTCACTCTGAAGCTCAGGCGGGTCTTGAgctttccatcctcctgcctcagcctgggcCACCAGGCCTGCCTTCTTATGCCGTTACAAAGGGAATGCCAGGCTAAGTTGGGCACAGTCTCAATTCACTCAAATTCACTCAATCCCACCACTcatccttcctcaccttcctcacCCCACTCCCGCCCCGTCACCCCAGCTTGCTTCGGTTTTGTCCCTCTTGCTTTCAGGAGTCTCAGGACTGAACCCTGGAAGCAGAGTTCAGTGGAGAACCCCAGCGGCCTGGATGAGAAAAGACCCTTAGGGGCGCATCTGGGGTTCAGGCTGAGCCAGTCCAGGCATTGCTGAAGACCCAGAAGAATCAGGAAGATAGAAGACAGCTGGTGAGGCCCAGGTCAGgggcagcaaaaaaaaaacaacaccccaAAACCTAAGTTTGGCCCCACTGGGTCTGCAGCCCACGCCCGTAGAGGACCACTAAGAACAGCAACACCGGAATTGGGATGGTATCAGCATTTCTGCCTATGTTGCTTTGGTACTTGAGACCCACTGCACTCCCACAGGGGATCCCCCCCCAGAGACCCTTGAAGACAAGGTTGCATGTCACTGGTGCATCTAATCACTGCTTCACTCTGGGATAATGGGGGTGACCTTGAAATGATGGTCAAACAGAGCAAGAATGAGGAAGTGAATGTCTCTCCCCTGGCCTCTTCTTTGAGCCTCGTGGAacccttcttcccctctcccccccactgGCAATTCTGTGTCTCCAGGGGGAGCCagacccccccctccccccgggtTGATGGGCACAGGTATCATGAAGCCGGGAACCTCCGGCAATCAGGTGGTCACGGCCTGAGGAGTCTTGGCTCTGCCTGGATCTCTTGGACATAAACTATTCTGAGGAGCTGTCAGTGGCATAGACAGGGCTCAGCTCGACTCAAGGTTTCTAAGAAAGCCAGCCTTAGAACAAGAGAAAGCCAGGGCTGGGGTGCAGGGAGAGTTCTGGAATCCTcggcctcttctgcaatggatggCTCTGTTGTAATTCTGACCCGGTGGAGGCGCCTTGCTTCCTGCCTTCCCTGGGCAACAGGAGAGCCAAGGGCAGTCAGTCCATCCTACCTCAGATGGgccattctcctcctccctcccctttcctagCTCCCCATCTCCGCTCTGCCacttattccttcctttcttattttgtttaggattttttggtttttttttttctttttgagataggagttcactccagcccaggctgacctggaattcactctgttgtctcaggctggccttgagctcacagtgatccttccacctctgcctgccaagctctgggagtaaaggtgtatgccaccatacctgatatttttaggatttttaagtttaaatttatttatatatatttataatatatatatatatatttatatatatttattatatttacttacatgttcgtgtgtgtatgggcacacccgGGTCTCTTGGCACCACAGATgaatgggcatctggctttatgtaggtgatggggaattaaaccaagctggcaggttttgcaagcaagtacctttaaccactgagcaatctccccagtccctgttttaatttttactttttaaaatctttttattatttttttattagagacagagggagagagcaagagagagagagagacttggcatgccagggccaccagccactgcaatggaactccagatgtgtgtgccatcttgtgtgcatccacaaccttgtgcacttgtgtcatcttgggcatcaggcttatgtgggacctggagagtcaaacatgagtccttaggctttgtaggaagacaccttaaccgctaagccatctctccagctccctgttttgtgtgtgtgtgtgtgtgtgtgtgtgtgtgtgtgtgtgtgtgtgtttgagggtgaggtctcaccctggcccaggctgatctggaattcactacggagtctcagggcagcctcgaacccatggcgatcctcctacctctgcctctggagtgctggtattaaaggcgtgcagtaccatgcctggccccctgTTTtatctttgacacagggtctcagtatgtagctcagcctggcctcttGCTAGAAACCCTGGAAGGTAGGGCCAGATTTGAGAAAACTCATTGTTGGGATCTTGCCTTTGAAGGGATATCTTGGCCCACCTCTTCCTGGCTTCCTGTTTCCTGGCTGCCAagaggtgagcagctttgctctgCCCTGGTTTCTGCTCCCATGACGCTCTGCTTctccacaggcccaaagcaatggagTCTTGGAAAATAACCCTTCCTCCCCCAAAACTGCTCGCTCAGTTACTTTTGTTTCAGCAGCAAAAAAGGTGACAAGCACATTTTCCAGTGTTGACATGCAGGAATATATATTTCTGGATAGAACGCCTTTGACAACAATCTGTGGGTTcctaatattttcttccatcctgtATCTGTTCTTTTGCATGGTCTcaactgtatctttttttttcttttctatttatttatttgatagagagagagagagtggtaaagaggcagatggagagagagagagagagagagagagagagagagagagagagagaacaccagaacttgtagcttctgcaaacgacctctagtctcatgtgccccttgtgtatctggcttaagtgggtcctggagaattgaacctgggtcctttggctttgcagacaagtgcctaagccactaagccatctctccagtcctcaagtgTTTCTTGATGGGCAGTTTTGATTATGATAAAGTCCAATTGTTGGCCCTATGTGTCTGATCTTTGACACCTTGTGTGTGCTGACTAAGAAATCCTTGCTAACTCTTTCAATGTCCTTTGAGTtcatctctccttctttccaatCCTGCCCCTGCCCAGCTGTCTCTGACCAGTTTCTCCtgttctcctcccccctcctccccactgatgttcttctccccccaccccacccttccGCTAGGTCCATGTGACCCCCTCCTGCCCACAGATAGGCCTGTCCCATCTTGGCATCCCCGTGACTGGCGCAAGCTCTCTCATGAGCTAGGTGCTCAATAAAACCCCCAGAAACCACAGGCAGTGGCCTGGGGTCCAGCTGGGGAGTATTAAATCCGTCAATTAGTTCTAAACACCAGCTCATCAGAAAGAGCTGAGCAAAGCCAGGGCAGCAAGAGTTATGGAAAAATCAACACGGATAGGAAAGTTTCCCTGTCTCCCTAACTACAGCGTTAACCATGCAAGCACCACCCAGACTCACATctttgtagtttgttttttttttttttcttcttctcctttttgctTCAGCCCCCGAACTGATAGGACAATGAAGGCTGTTCCCCTTGTATACACCAGCCACAGGGGATTTCCCTCCCCAGGCcccctagcccccccccccagccactgACTCGGACCGTGGGGGAAACCGTATCTCTCAGTCCTTCTCCTCGCCGTGTGTTATGACGTAGCACAGGTTCCTGTAGTCCAAGTTGCCGTAGACATCGGGCGGGAACGCGGCGAACATCTGCttgacctgggggtggggggcgggggtgggcagGGACGCAGGCTGGTTCAGGGGTGACGGTGGCTGAGCACGGGATCTATGGGACCCTCCTTCCAAAACCCATCGCTTACCTCCTCCTCACTGAACCGGTCAGCCTGGGTCATGAGCTTCTCTTTGATGCTGTTTGTGGAGAGAAGTCACCATGTCTGGGGGAAGGGTGGCCCTGAAGTCATGCGCATGGGCCTGTGGCTGGGAAGGGCACTGGGGGGAGCAAAAAAGCCCTGGGCCAGAGAGAACCCCAACAGGAAGGGCTGCTCGGAGCACTAGACAGCTATCTGAGTTCCAGCTGCCTCCCTTGGAACCTAAACGCTCCTAGAATCAAGGAGGGACCAAGTGGAAGGACCTTGAGACTCTCAGCATGACCTTGAGGTTGCCATGGAAGATTCCCATGGAACCCATGACCTCAGACACGCTAGGTGAAAGTTCCACGGCTGAggtcccccagcccctcactgggagattctagCCAGGTTCTCCCCGGCGAACTCATAACTGtgtctctcaggctggccctctTCAAGCTTCAGGCTCCTGAGCACCTGGGATGACAGGCCAGAACCTCCAGGCCTTGTTCTTGGTGCCCTGTGATCTTCACTGACGTCTACCCAGAACTTCCCAGATGACAAGATCACATTTCAGGCCAAGGGCATCATGGGACGTTCTGCCCATGATGGAGTCCCCTTAGGCCTTGGCTTCTCACAGATTTGAGACCTGAGCACTAGGATCCCCTTTCATCAAGAGAGAAACTGAGGGGCccgagagatggctgagcagttacggcacttgtctgcaaagcctaacaacctgggtttggttccccagaacccacataaaaccagatgcacaaagtggtgcatgcatctggagttcatttgcagtgggtagaggccctggcacattcattctctctctctctctttctttctctatccctctctctactagaagataaataaatatttttaatttttttgtttatcatttttatttacttatttatttgagagcgacagacagagagagaaagaggcagatagagagaaagagagagagaatgggtgcaccagagcctacagccactgcaaacgaactccagacacgtgcgcccccttgtgcatctggctaacgtgggtcctggggaatggagccttgaaccggggtccttaggcttcacaggcaagcgcttaaccgctaagccacctctccagcccaaataaatgtttttaaataaaaataaataaagagggctggagaggtggcttagcggttaaggcatttgcctgcgaagccaaaggaccccggtttgcctctccaggacccacgtaagccagatacacaagggggcacacgcatctggactttgtttgcagtgactgaaggccctggtgcgcccattctctcttcccctccctctgcctctttctctccctctctctcgcatgcttgctcgctctcaaataaataaaataaaaaataaagttgttaaaaataaataaataaagagagaaactGAGCGTGGAGATGGTTTAATGATTTATCCAACAGAAGCTGTGGCAAGATGGGACCTGTCCCCCTTGGGGTCCAGGACAGCATCTGCTCCCAGCTGCCAGAGCTGCTAGAAGTAGGATCTACATTGGGACCTGCATGAAGGGGACAAATGTCCTCTATGGGGGACTTTGTGGAGCTTAAGCAAGCTCAGTAGACAGGGATGGCATCAGAGCTGAACCAGGCCCCGTGCACCCAAGAGTACCCTCCAGCGCCAGCAGTACCAGGTCCCACTAAGGGCACATGCCCATTTTTCCATTATTTATGTTACTGTGGGACAGTCACAATTTCCAGGTCCCCAAGCAGGGAACTTTGCACAGACTCTGTTGTAACCAGAACCTTCTCTGTGGCCTCTCTGGCCAGCAGCCACACTTCTCAGGTCCCACAGCCCTGGGCAGTACCTCCTGTTTCCCAAATAGATCCGCTATGGATGCATTTCCCTCTCACTCTGGCCTCGTGATACTGAGAGAGGAGCTGGTCTAGGCCAGTGTCAAAGGGGGGGTGTCCCAGGTTCCCAAGATGCAAGTGGAAGCCTCCGGCCCTGGTGAGGGAGCCGGGGGGTGGGGGTTCCAGTTGGAGAAACACTCTTTGGAAGTTCCTCTGCAGACCAAGGAGTCTGTCTCACAGCCTTTGATGGCACTGCAGAAGAGGAAACAGATGCGCCCACCTCCTCCAGACTCCACCTGCCTTCTCCCACAGCCCCGTACTTAGAGGCTCTGACAGGCTATGGACTCATCCTCGAAAGCTGAACAGAAACATCACTGTCACCAGCCTGTCCCTGGGTAGGGAGGGAACATCTCAACACCCAGAGCCACCAAAAGCCCACCGAGCCTTGGGAGGGATGGCTTCAGCATAACTCCAGCTCTAGGAACCAAAGCAGGCTACCACTGGGCTCTCTGCACCTCTGCTCCCACTACACGTGTCCCCCACGAACACGTCCTGTGGGACCCCTCCACCTCCGTGCTATCAGCCCAAGGGTCTGCAGTATAGCTGGCCGTCTCCCACCCAGACATCCCAAGCCAAGCTGCTCATCCGCGTCCTCGTCCCCGACCCCAACTCCATCCATTCTGCTAACAACTGGCTCTGTTCTCTCCCCTCAGCCTGGGTCCCCTCAGCATCTCTATCTCTATGCTGGCCTGTCTGTCCTTCTCCATCTAAATCCCCGTGAGCCTCCTGGGGACTGCAACCCTtctgtcctccccttccctcctctcggttctctctctctctctctcttaatccttcttcccttcttccctcctctccctttagTTCTGCTccattcatcctcctcctccacctccttctcctcccctggGTCGgcctctctgcctgtccctctgTGTCTCCTCTCCTCCAGCCCAGCTCCACCCACACAGTCCAGCTCACCAGCCTACACACCCTAAGGCCTGGACTTcaccatttcttttatttaaaatatttttttatttatttattagagagaaagacagacagagagagaatgggcattccaggacctctagccactgcaaatgaactccagacacatgtgccaccatgtgcatctggctttatgtgggttctggggaattgaacctgggtcctttggctttgtaggcaagcaccttcgccactaagccatctctttagcccatcttttttttaaaaaaaaatgtattttttttttgagatagagagagagaaagagaaagaatgggcacatcagggcctccagccactgtaaacaaactccagacacatgtgtccccttgtgcatctggcttacgtgggtcctgaagaatcaaaccgggatcctttggctttgcaggcaaacgccttaactgctaagccatctccccaggccgaCTTCACCATTTCTATTCCCAGATATAGAATACTATTCCTGTCCTCTCCTGGGCAACCTGCATTCATCCTTCAAGACTCACCTCTCCCCCTCTGCATCCGCCCTCATTAAGCCACATTTTCTTATCCAGTTCCACACACAGGTAGAGATGGGAACACCAAGGCCCCGAGGGGGGAAATGAGACatcatttcagggctggacagaGACCTTAGAGCTCCTGGCTGGATGTTGCTCTAGCTTGGCTGGATTCTGGATGGAAGAGGAGATGGGACTAATGCCCACCCTGACCTACCCCATCCCTGAACCTTTGGGCACTTACAAGTCAGCCTTGATGAAACCCTTCCCTTCAGTATCAAACACTTTGAAGGCATGAAGAATGGTCTCCTCTGGGTCCGTGCCTAGAAGCAGCACACACAAGGCAGGGAGAATGAGAGGGTAGTGAGGATGGCTCAGAGACAGGTGCCAAGTTGGGCTGATGGGTAGGGGAAGGTTCCATGGTGTGGATATCATGCTTGTCCTGGGGACATAGAAAACCATATGGCTTTGGGTGTGAGATTCTAAGACACAAGGAACTCAACAGCTTTCCCAAACATTTCCTGATACAATAAGCATGAATCAGCAACTCATGATCTGTCTTATGTTGAGAACAAGAAACATTTTTCAGTTTGGCCTTAACTCTCCATAACTTCTGCCTTAAACTCTTCATAAAAGTTGCAAAGGAAAGTCAGGTCTGGGCTTCACTCCAGTGGAGCTCCCTGGCTCTCCTTCAAATTCTGTTTTGTGTGTTGCATGATCATTTCACGTCATCCTCTGGTACCACAGGATGATACCAACATCATGGCCCCCAAATCCTACTTCACTAGAATGCctacctagaatcccccagtgtggggctgggagcgtggctcagtggtggagctcctgcctagaatccccagtgaggggctggggcgtggctcagtggtagagctcctgcctagaatccccagtgaggggctggggtgtggctcagtggtagagctcctgcctagaatccccagtgaggggctgggtgtGTGCCTAGAATCCCCCACTGAGGGgctagggtgtagctcagtggtagagctcctgcctagactcccccagtggggggggggggctgggacatggctcagtggtagagctcctgcctagaatccccagtgaggggctgggtgtgtgcctagaatcccccagtgaggggctaggggtgttggctcagtggtagagctcctgccaaGATTCCCCCAGTGGGGGGCTGGGACATGGCTtggtggtagagctcctgcctagaatcc contains:
- the Myl10 gene encoding myosin regulatory light chain 10; this translates as MFDQSQIQEFKEAFTIMDQNRDGFIDKEDLRDTFAALGRINVKNEELDAMVKEAPGPINFTVFLTMFGEKLKGTDPEETILHAFKVFDTEGKGFIKADFIKEKLMTQADRFSEEEVKQMFAAFPPDVYGNLDYRNLCYVITHGEEKD